A genomic window from Streptomyces broussonetiae includes:
- a CDS encoding class I adenylate-forming enzyme family protein, whose protein sequence is MAATYVTRLIEALEGHADRPALGGAGLGGRVLDHGALLAEVYRIAGVLADAGVCRGCGLACVLGENQAQALLLRTAAHVLGARLTLVVLDASVHGAQHVLRDCRPGLVVHDVPVPDTGVPRLTAAEVLRRAARRQAVAVPVAAREDDVARVAYTGGTTGRPKGVATTFRALAARPGGQGACSAEGRHGPGTFVSVTSLAARSGGRCLEQWRAGGRVEVLSAFDAGRLAEACRRLGPASTYLMPPMIYRLLEDPRTADGIPGLEEISYGAAPVLPRRLRQAVTAWGCRWQQGYGATEAAVITRLTPADHTAAVAGRPWLLGSVGRPVAGVEIEVREVSDAGGPLPAGRVGEVWVRSAARMSGYWMRPDLTAQALRDGWLRTGDLGHLDAEGYLYLDDRIKDMVVVDGDNIYSLPVEAALARHPAVGQAAVVGRPSALTGEEVCAFLVPAPGRGASRSVAAEACAIAARQLAPAHRPTTVWWTERLPLTGNGKVDKRALRARAVAAGTGPD, encoded by the coding sequence GTGGCGGCGACATACGTGACCCGGCTCATCGAGGCGCTGGAGGGCCATGCCGACCGCCCGGCCCTGGGCGGTGCGGGCCTCGGCGGTCGTGTGCTCGACCATGGCGCACTGCTCGCCGAGGTCTACCGGATCGCCGGCGTGCTGGCCGACGCGGGGGTGTGCCGCGGCTGCGGTCTGGCGTGTGTGCTCGGCGAGAACCAGGCCCAGGCACTGCTCCTGCGGACCGCCGCCCACGTCCTCGGCGCGCGGTTGACCCTGGTGGTGCTGGACGCGTCCGTGCACGGTGCGCAACACGTGCTCCGGGACTGCCGTCCCGGCCTGGTCGTGCACGACGTACCGGTGCCGGACACGGGGGTGCCGCGGCTGACCGCGGCCGAGGTGCTCCGGCGGGCCGCGCGCCGTCAGGCGGTCGCGGTGCCGGTCGCGGCCCGCGAGGACGACGTGGCCCGCGTGGCGTACACGGGAGGCACCACCGGCCGTCCCAAAGGCGTCGCCACCACCTTCCGGGCGCTGGCGGCACGCCCCGGCGGACAGGGTGCGTGCAGCGCCGAAGGCCGCCACGGCCCGGGGACCTTCGTCTCGGTGACCTCCCTGGCGGCGCGGTCCGGCGGCCGCTGCCTCGAACAGTGGCGGGCCGGCGGCCGGGTGGAGGTGCTGTCCGCCTTCGACGCGGGGCGGTTGGCGGAGGCCTGCCGGAGGCTTGGACCGGCGTCGACCTACCTGATGCCGCCCATGATCTACCGGTTGCTCGAGGATCCGCGGACCGCCGACGGAATTCCCGGCCTCGAAGAGATCAGCTACGGCGCCGCGCCGGTCCTGCCGCGGCGGCTGCGGCAGGCGGTCACCGCCTGGGGCTGCCGCTGGCAGCAGGGCTACGGCGCGACCGAGGCCGCGGTCATCACCCGGCTGACCCCTGCCGATCACACGGCGGCCGTCGCCGGCCGGCCCTGGCTGCTCGGCTCGGTGGGGCGCCCGGTGGCCGGTGTGGAGATCGAGGTGCGGGAGGTCTCGGATGCCGGGGGGCCGCTGCCCGCCGGCCGGGTGGGCGAGGTGTGGGTGCGGTCGGCCGCCCGGATGTCGGGCTACTGGATGCGCCCCGACCTCACCGCGCAGGCGCTGCGCGACGGGTGGCTGCGCACCGGCGACCTCGGGCATCTCGACGCCGAGGGCTATCTCTACCTCGACGACCGGATCAAGGACATGGTGGTGGTCGACGGGGACAACATCTACAGCCTGCCCGTCGAGGCCGCCCTCGCCCGGCACCCTGCGGTCGGTCAGGCCGCCGTGGTCGGTAGGCCCAGTGCCCTGACGGGCGAGGAGGTCTGTGCCTTCCTCGTGCCGGCGCCCGGCCGCGGGGCAAGCCGGTCCGTCGCCGCCGAGGCGTGCGCGATCGCGGCACGGCAGCTCGCCCCGGCGCACCGGCCGACCACGGTCTGGTGGACGGAACGCCTGCCGCTCACCGGCAACGGCAAAGTGGACAAACGCGCGTTGCGGGCCAGGGCCGTGGCGGCCGGCACCGGACCGGACTGA
- a CDS encoding ArsC/Spx/MgsR family protein produces MEIWINPACSKCRSAISLLDAEGTEYTVRRYLEDVPSADEIRAVLERLNLEPWDVTRAQEADAKELGLRDWARDASTRERWITALAEHPRLIQRPIITAEDGTALVARTEEAVREALSRTKG; encoded by the coding sequence ATGGAAATCTGGATCAATCCGGCCTGCTCCAAGTGCCGCAGCGCCATCAGCCTGCTCGACGCCGAAGGGACCGAGTACACCGTCCGCCGCTATCTGGAGGACGTGCCGAGCGCGGACGAGATCAGGGCCGTCCTCGAGCGGCTGAACCTCGAGCCGTGGGACGTCACCCGCGCCCAGGAGGCCGATGCCAAGGAGCTGGGACTCAGGGACTGGGCGCGGGACGCGAGCACACGCGAGCGGTGGATCACCGCGCTCGCCGAGCACCCGAGGCTCATCCAACGCCCGATCATCACCGCCGAGGACGGCACGGCCCTGGTGGCCCGCACCGAGGAGGCCGTACGGGA